The genomic segment GTTTCTTAAACAACTCTTGCTTCTCTGTCTCTAATTTCGGTGTCAGCAACTTTATGTATCTCTTCATGTAAGTCACGAATTGCTTTTTGTCAAAAGCTGGTTGCtcctgaaaaacaaaaataaattcactATTTGTTCTGCAGAAGAAATCAACACATGGTTACTACCAGAAAAGAAGGAATCATCCTTTTACCTGAAGCCTGAAAGTGTCAACAATGTCAACCACTTTGACAGCTTGATCATCAACACCCTCATCCTCCCCTCCCCCTTCTGCAGAAGGGTTAGCACCAATATCTACATCCACTGCTCCTTGAACAACCCACTGCAGAAAAGCACACATTATTCACATAAGAACACACACTTTTAGATGCTTTCACTCGGttgaatgtttttgaaaattatacaATTCGGTGAGTTCTGTAACTCCTTTGAAGACTCTTCTCTGATTTTATAactttcaacaaattttgaacAATAAGAAAAAGTGAATTAGAGAGTGTTCCTAGCAATCTGCCATGCAAAGAAACAGAGATTCCGAATTATACAGTTCATTCCCAACAAACCTTTCCTTCAACTTCCCACAGCATTCCATTCTCAATTTCCTTGTACGGGAATGAGTCAGAAAGAAGCTCGTCACCTGAAAATTCATCAACAAACCAAGTTTCCAAGTTAAAGTCATTGAAAATTATGATCAAATCAATAAATCCTGAATAAAGAAACCAAAAATCTTAATCCCTAACTCGCAAACACATTTAAAATCAAAACCATCTTTAGGCCAACAGCCCGTCATCATTAGGGTCTAGGGATGGATTCAATTCAACAAACATAACTTACACTTGTATCACAAATACAACAATTGTCATTTAGAAAACAAAGAATTCAAAGCTAAGGTTATGGAAAGTATTTTAAAAGGGTCCAAACCTGCACcacaaaaaatcaattattcaaACCACTATTGTAGCAGAAACAagatataaatttcaaaaaagaaaaaatcttccTTCCACAACTACCATACCTTCcttcaaaaaattattagtctaaagaagaaaaggaattaCAATCAAAGTGGGTCACACgaataatctaaaaaaaaatcctacaaTATCACAAAAGTGCACAGAAAAAGAAATCCAATAAGGTGACAAAGGGAAAGAAACAACAAGTTCTGAAATTGAGGGAAAAAGCAATTATACCTGTAAGAAGATCCTGGTAGACAAGCATGGTTatagttgttgttgttgtttgtctCTGATTCTGAAAATACAGGAAGCAGAGCAGAGAAAAAATTGAAGGTTCCGGAAAAGAAGCAGAGGCTACGAGCTTTTATAGAATAATTGGTGAGAGGTTGCTGATATTTCTTTTAGATTACAGAAAATAGTTCCTGATTTTTCTCACCAACAAATCCTTATATCATGATCCCATTATACTactgaattttcttttcttactttttatttttgttaacaaaATCTAAACAATACAAGGTGAATACTGCTACAATATTTTTGGAAATCTTCATAAAACCAGGGAATTAAAATTTGAAGGTAAGATTATTTCTTATCTTTTGGTTTTTAGTACATAATACTAAtccttattttaatataataaatatattttattttaatctaatgaatatatttttcatgtgaTAATCAATGTTTAGTTGAAGTTCAGCATGTAAATTAAgaaactttatttgatgtttttaacCACTTGAGTATATAGTGGGAAAGATTGTGATGAAATTTAGATAACAAGATTGTAAGAAGAAACAAGCATTTAGATATTTgagttttgaaataaatataatatgcatggaaaattttataattttatttttatttttctgttgcCTGAAtgtttgatttcttttaattcttatttttatataaaaaaaacacattttaaaaataaattgtttgtgctttttgctttttattaattattaactaaTATAATCTTTTAACTCTCTCCTTCTTgtcaaaaattgtttttcattgttTCCATGATTCCTTCCTTATctctattatttaatatatttaatctctctatttaaactaatttgaccattttatcttttaattcatGGAAAATTTCTATGAACATTTTAGAATAAGTTATCTTTTGTCTCTTTCAACTTGATACTggttcaaattattttatctcttacttgtttttattcttttaatcaGTTTAGTTAATATTTTCATAACTTTTAGCTTTTGActatattgatatatatatatatatatatatatatatatatatatatatatattgaaacaGATAATTGTTATTTAGctttcattttaattcaatttttcatattGTTGGTTATTATATttagatgaaaaatatattttcaaaacttatgttgaaatatatatatatatatatatatatatatatatatattcacataaATTATATCTAAAAAATCGTATTAACTGAATTATTTAGTGCAtgtttttaaagtataaaaatatattattgatttgattaaattttgtCTGCCAGTTCagattttatgaaatttcaCACTAACAGTTAAAGTAATtcataatcaaaattttatgtcaaattgattatatgtatatttatattaaattaatgaatatgtaataatgaatatatatatatatatatatatatatatatatatatatatatatatatatatataataagagaTACGGGAATATAGTTTTATGTATATGTGTTGTGTGACATATATCTTAGaccaataaattattattaattgctaaataactattttataatgtttGTGAGAAGGAATATCCAAAAGATATATTCTCTTCTAATTTGCAAACGAAGGAGAAGTGGGGTTGGAATAAAGAGTAAAGGTCAGACCAAAATGTTGACCACTACCAATagctatttttttataaataaaaattctccATGGAAAAATTATGacttgagagagaaaaaaagttctCTTTAATAATTATGACTCATTTGttggtattttatttatttataatttaatttaagagatTTTGAAATcaccaaaaataatttttatatatttaacaacaaaatgggagaaataaaattaaagatgtcAATATATGATTAGAAACAGATACTATagcaatatttttataagtaaaggtacgttaattattttctaattatctAGGAGAAACTACAAAacacatatagataaacatTTATACAGTCTATTCCATCCTCTCAAAACCCATGCATGcttaataataatatgtaataacaatatatttttaatgatttcttaattattattttttgcaaaCTAATATGGATTAATTTACTATCCAACCATCAAATTATCCTGCAGATTTGTTTCattgctttatatatatatatatatatatatatatatatatatatatatatatatatatatatatataccttaaACAAATGagagaaatataaataatgaaggaatgtatgtattttttttaagttgtaaatattatatataattagacaTTTGACCTTCTACTCTACATAtcttactaaataagttatcacgCAAGTCTAAAacgttaataaataaatttatcagtTAATGAATATATTATTCAAACTTACTGAGTTATATACAAATATGTACATAAATATTACAATGTATAAactttttccacttttttaTTCCTCTTCACCACatacaaaatttttttttttttcataacaatCCACAGCCACATTCTAAATTCTAAATAGTTATTTTGActttaaacaataatattatgttttcatCACTCCTCTCTATTTCGAATAACACAAAGAAATATTATGTATgccaaataaatattttataatattaaagtttattattttatttttactttattatatatattttagggttaaatatgtttttgttttttgtgaaaattgaaattagtcctTCCTCAAAATTTTAGACTAATTTAGTttccaaactttagaaatgtgtgaatttagtccttttaactaaattttgttaacttcaTTTGTTGAGGGaccaaaacatatttaactctataTTTTATACCTTTACATATCATGTTTTGATCACTAGATctatacattttattataagaaaactaaaaatgataaaatatcaCATGTTAACAATAAGtctaatcaattttttttattgtatgtgTATATACGAGGAAACCTGATTGGTTAtagtgataaattttaaaaataaaaatgttttattttctgtaCATTGTCAGATGATAATCATACcttgacataaaaaaaatatgaaatgcatatatttttaatcataatgGGACGAGAAAGGACAGTAGATACAGCAAGACAGGAATTAAGAAAGTATTTAGagctaataaaataaaaaatatgtttaaaaaaatatttgaagtcAAAGGAGGATGAAGACATAGTGGATGAATGGTAACCGTCGATGAAGTTGATTGGACAAGAGTGATCAGAGTCAGAAGAACAATCCAACGATCCCCAATGGATTTAATGGAAGTAAAAAATCGGAAAGAAATTCATTCAATCTTCTTCTATCCCAAGTCGCagaccaaaccaaaccaaagaCTTCAGATCTCAGATTACACCTCTTCCTTACTTTTCTCATCCTGTCCTAACTCGGACAACAAAAATTCAATCAAaagctctttcttttcttctccctgttctgattttagggtttttgtaATGGGTCTTGGTAACGACGAAGAggaagataataataataataccaaTAGTAACAAGGTCCATGATGAAAGAGATGGTGGATGTGGGAAGTCTTTCGCCTCAGTTTATTGTTCCATTTGTCTGGAGCCTGTTGCCGATAATGGGGATAGATCCTGGGCTAAGCTTCAATGTGGTCATCAATTTCATCTCGGTAACTCCAATTTCTCTTCCTCACCCTGCTTGTAAATGAGATTACTTACATATTCCTTGAATTATACACTGCATTTATATATTAGGTCTCAATCGATGTTAATTGCAACAATTTAGATCTAGAATTTGGAAATTTGGTTTTCCTTGTGTTTACAGTTTGTcaatgaatatataaatatactataataataataataatatacaactATGGGAACTTTCATATTCATTGGTGTTGAGGTCCTAAAAACAAGGAACTTTGTGATTTATGAATTCAGTTTTGATTGATAGTTTAATTTGAATGGACAATTGAAGTGCATTTATGGAATGTGTTCCAGCCACTGGTGGAAGTTATGGTGGATATactgatgtttttttttttggaaactcCTAGATTCAAAcagatttttcaatttttattcattaCATTTGTTATTTAATGATGGTGCTGATTGGGCTAACTGCTGTAGCAAGTTAGATTTTatgatgatattttaaaaatttagttcAGTTTCAATATTTATAGCTGGTAGGAAATCATGATTATGTATGGAGAAGTTGGACATTGTCTTGGTCTTGATGAATTGCTTAaccagaaaaaaagaaattaacattcTTGTCTAACTTTATATAAATTTGGTGGAATTTCTGCATAATACATGTAACTGCTCATGCTTAACAATTCTTTAAATAACTCTTGTCAACAGCAAGAAGATCGGGAGTGTGTGATTTCATTGTCTTGGTCTTATTGAGTTGCTTAACAACAATTTCAGATATATTTTGGCTAACACTGCGTAAATTTGGTGGATTTTTTTTGCATAATATGCGTAGTTGCTCATGTTTATCAGTATGTATTGATTGCTTTTAAACAATGAGGAAGTCCAGAGTGTGGTTTGTTTAATTGCTTAACAACAAAAATTGTAACATTTTGACTAACTTTCCATAAATTTTGGTGGAATTGCGGCGCAATACATGTAGTTGCTCATGATTAGGTGTGCAAATTTACTGCTTTTAATAGGCCTTGTAAACAGTGAAACTGTGAAAATCTCCATAGTGTGTGATTTCATTGTCTTGGCCTTGTTGAGTTGGTCAGCGACAAAAAATGTGGTGTTTTTACTAACTTTGTCCATAAATTTGGTGGAATTTCTGCACAATATGCCTGGTTACTCTGGTTTAGGAGTCACCACGTGTGCTTTTAATAGGTCTCGTCAACACTGAGGAGATCAGGAGCGTGTGATTTCTTTGTTATTGTCTGGCCGAATTGGTTAACAAAGAAAGTGTGTCATATTGACCAACTTTCCATAAATTTGGTGGAATTTCTGCATAATATAGGCAGTCTTTCATGTTTAGCAGTATGTATTGATTGCTGTTAGTCGGTCTTCACAATAGTGAGGAACTTCAGAGTGTGTGGTTTCTTTAGTTTTCTGTGGAGCCCAGTAAGGCTATATTTCCAAAAGGtatattaacatttttcttGAACATCCGAAATAATGTTCTACACGATTTAAACCTTCCCTCTCTGAAACTAAGAATAAAGATTCTCTTatgcaaatataaaattaaaaaaatagagattATGGATAACCCTTGTTTTATTGTTCAGGTGCTATGTCAAAAAGAAGTTTGACAATTATACTAAACATCCcattttgttgaaatttaatAGAGGGGATCTTAGGGGAATAGGCTCCACATGTGTATATGAATCATCAAATCATTTTATGATAATGTCCAAATCGTATTGGATATAGCACCCCAACAGTTTTGTgaacaatattaattaagtaCGCTTGTTAAACATACAACTACAATCCTCTTCGCTAGAGGAAATATTTTCAATTGGTCCTTGTATGGATGCTTATTTAGGAGATTGTTATGGTCTGGAATGATTTAGCAGTGGTCATTTCAATGTACACTGTTTCCTCTGTTGGCAGCTTTCTCTGAGTTTAATACAACAAGGTCAGTTCAGCAATGGATTTTGTTAAAggctttataaaaaaatattagaaataaaatcacTTTTATTGTCATTGTCGGTGGATATCTGAGGTGCTTTCTGTTTAAGTATTTCTTAGACGTTAAAATTAGAATTCACAACTTGGCACTGTCAAATTTGTTCTCATTGTCACAAAACAAGTGAAGGACTCACGATTCTATGATCAAACAAATTCAATCCTGACATGTACACTTTGAAAGTAATTTCACGtgtcattttaaataaaacagatATGTACATGGAATCCCTGAGTTTAGCGCTAATTACACTTACATGCTTCTTGATTGATAAATTACACTCGTATCCCTTTGCATATTGACACCTTCTGCTTCTTAGAAAATTACATACTcctgagatttttttttttaatgttttggaCCATGCGGATTTTACCTTGAAAATTAGAAGTAAGTGTGGTGCGGAGGAATTAGGTGTAATTTTGAAATCAAGGCTGGTTTAAATGAATGCTAACCTCAGACGAGGTTACTGTGAAAATCCCCTGAGAATGTTATtactagttttatttattttgttattttttactagcttttaatatttttcatctttattattGACGCTTCCATATTGATTTATTTGATAATGTAAGCAAGTTAAAGTGTGGCcatttggttttaattgtaAAGCATCACATGTTAGGTCCATGAATATGTTTTATCTTCATCAACCCTAAGAAGAAAGCTTTTTGGTTTTGAAGGGTGGAGAAAGCACTAGCTGATTACTTAACCTTGTGCTGATGTCCACTCCCTATCTCGAAATGCTTCTTTTATGAGTGTCCTGCATT from the Vigna angularis cultivar LongXiaoDou No.4 chromosome 3, ASM1680809v1, whole genome shotgun sequence genome contains:
- the LOC108325278 gene encoding translationally-controlled tumor protein homolog; this encodes MLVYQDLLTGDELLSDSFPYKEIENGMLWEVEGKWVVQGAVDVDIGANPSAEGGGEDEGVDDQAVKVVDIVDTFRLQEQPAFDKKQFVTYMKRYIKLLTPKLETEKQELFKKHIEGATKFLLSKLKDLQFFVGESMHDDGSLVFAYYKDGATDPTFVYFAYGLKEIKC